A single genomic interval of Novosphingobium ginsenosidimutans harbors:
- the recF gene encoding DNA replication/repair protein RecF (All proteins in this family for which functions are known are DNA-binding proteins that assist the filamentation of RecA onto DNA for the initiation of recombination or recombinational repair.) gives MALDRITLTDFRNHPETRLSGTARFNLLVGENGAGKTNVLEALSLLAPGRGLRRAALAELPSQGGDGGCAVSAELEGGVQLGTGIKPDRPGRRVARANGAEIPALGLSEWLSIGWLTPAMDRLFSEGAGARRRFLDRLVLALEPGHARNAARMENALRERNRLLSEVAEPDPAWLEALESQLAEAGSLVAEARARLVAALAERLALLPETPFARPILSYQPGGPRDAAALAAELASTRRRDRAAQRTLTGPHRDDLAVTMAGKDQPASACSTGEQKALLIAITLAHADLLQDSRPALLLLDEVAAHLDPVRRTALFDRLRTGRAQVWLTGTELAPFAAIADEAAIWRVRDGQAERLG, from the coding sequence ATGGCGCTGGACCGCATCACCCTGACCGATTTTCGCAATCACCCCGAGACGCGCCTCTCAGGGACAGCGCGGTTCAATCTGCTGGTGGGAGAGAACGGGGCCGGCAAGACCAATGTGCTCGAGGCGCTTTCGCTGCTCGCTCCGGGCCGCGGGCTACGCCGCGCCGCCCTGGCCGAACTGCCGAGCCAGGGCGGCGACGGTGGCTGCGCTGTCAGTGCCGAGCTCGAAGGCGGGGTGCAGCTTGGCACGGGCATCAAGCCGGACCGACCGGGGCGACGGGTGGCGCGCGCGAACGGCGCCGAGATTCCTGCACTGGGCCTGTCTGAATGGCTGTCGATCGGCTGGCTGACCCCGGCGATGGACCGGCTGTTCAGCGAAGGGGCCGGCGCGCGGCGGCGCTTTCTCGACCGGCTGGTCCTCGCGCTCGAACCCGGCCATGCGCGGAACGCAGCGCGGATGGAGAATGCCCTGCGCGAACGCAACCGGCTGTTGAGCGAGGTAGCGGAACCCGATCCGGCCTGGCTTGAGGCTCTCGAAAGCCAGCTGGCCGAAGCCGGGTCGCTCGTCGCCGAGGCGCGGGCGCGGCTGGTGGCCGCGCTGGCCGAGCGGCTGGCGCTCCTGCCCGAAACGCCTTTTGCCCGGCCAATACTTTCTTATCAGCCGGGCGGGCCGCGCGATGCTGCCGCGCTGGCCGCCGAGCTTGCATCCACCCGCCGCCGCGACCGCGCCGCGCAGCGCACCCTGACCGGGCCGCACCGCGACGATCTGGCCGTGACCATGGCGGGCAAGGACCAGCCCGCCAGCGCCTGCTCGACCGGTGAGCAGAAGGCGCTGCTGATCGCGATCACCCTGGCCCATGCCGATCTTTTGCAAGACAGCCGCCCGGCACTGCTGTTGCTGGACGAGGTCGCCGCTCACCTTGACCCGGTGCGCCGCACCGCGCTGTTCGACCGGTTGCGCACTGGTCGTGCCCAGGTCTGGCTGACGGGGACAGAATTGGCCCCGTTCGCGGCGATTGCCGACGAAGCGGCAATCTGGCGTGTCAGGGACGGGCAGGCGGAGCGGCTGGGTTAG
- a CDS encoding PspC domain-containing protein, protein MGSIDRSRSDSAPAAGFRLDKVNGKFMGVSAGIANHFNVDVTLVRLGWVVGTVLGFGSLVLIYLAIGLIAD, encoded by the coding sequence ATGGGCTCGATCGATCGCTCGCGCTCTGATAGCGCCCCCGCCGCCGGCTTCCGGCTCGACAAGGTCAACGGCAAGTTCATGGGCGTCAGCGCCGGAATTGCCAATCACTTCAACGTCGATGTGACGCTGGTCCGCCTGGGCTGGGTTGTCGGCACGGTCCTGGGCTTCGGCTCGCTGGTCCTGATCTACCTCGCAATCGGCCTCATCGCCGATTGA
- a CDS encoding ABC transporter ATP-binding protein, protein MAITATNLTLTLGSGEAAVEILRGIDLAVPQGQTLALLGPSGSGKSSLMAVLSGLERASGGALDVAGENFAALDEDALAAARRGRIGIVLQAFHLLPTMTALENVMTPMELAGMDDARPRAEAELAAVGLGHRLHHYPSQLSGGEQQRVAIARALAPRPALVFADEPTGNLDAATGSSIVDLLFARRADAGATLVIITHDAGLAERCERVVTLADGRIASDTAA, encoded by the coding sequence ATGGCGATCACCGCCACGAACCTGACACTTACCCTTGGCTCTGGCGAGGCGGCGGTCGAGATCCTGCGCGGGATCGACCTGGCCGTGCCGCAGGGGCAGACCCTGGCGCTGCTTGGCCCTTCGGGATCGGGCAAGAGCTCGCTGATGGCGGTTCTGTCAGGCCTTGAGCGGGCAAGCGGCGGGGCGCTGGATGTTGCCGGCGAGAACTTTGCCGCGCTCGACGAGGATGCGCTTGCCGCCGCGCGCCGGGGGCGGATCGGGATCGTGCTGCAGGCATTCCACCTGCTGCCGACTATGACAGCGCTGGAAAACGTCATGACGCCGATGGAGCTGGCCGGGATGGACGATGCCCGCCCCCGCGCAGAAGCGGAACTGGCCGCCGTTGGCCTTGGCCACCGGTTGCACCACTATCCCTCCCAGCTTTCGGGCGGCGAACAGCAGCGCGTTGCCATCGCCCGCGCGCTCGCCCCGCGCCCCGCGCTGGTCTTTGCCGACGAGCCGACCGGCAACCTCGACGCCGCTACTGGCAGTTCGATCGTTGACCTGCTGTTCGCGCGCCGCGCCGACGCCGGGGCCACGCTGGTGATCATCACGCACGATGCAGGCCTGGCCGAACGCTGTGAACGGGTGGTGACGCTCGCCGATGGCCGCATTGCGAGCGATACCGCCGCGTGA
- a CDS encoding TonB-dependent receptor has protein sequence MNDSRKIASRHLLIGASLLALGLTSQVAQAQEAAPESGAEDEIVVSGIRASLKASMDLKRDAQGVVDAISAEDIGKFPDTNLAESLQRITGVSIDRNSGEGSKVTVRGFGPDFNLVLLNGRQMPASGLGSCCEAPASRSFDFANLAAEGIAAVEVYKSGRASLPTGGIGSVINIRTPRPLDRPGFQGSVAVKGVYDHTFEGTEITPEVSGIVSQTFADDKIGILLSGSYQKRKASLAQFNAGWREGYLGNENNWGSLPVDANDWRGNFAQTQNRPNATTVYQVTQNAGYDFTDIERERINGQVVLQVKPSDTLSAVIDYTYSQNTIDARTNSIGVWFNHNQTSSSWTNGPAAGPNFYAESFGAGEGKDLAITGALAANRSTNHSIGGNLKWDGPGGLRLELDGHHSTAESKPTSPYGSNIAIGSAIFGVRDQRVDFTTEMPVISVNMYPGSEIAASNIRPAGNAMRNAYMKDTINEVSFRGGWDFDASLIDSLDFGVTYTENKVVSQYGFLQSDSWGGTLSAAQTPDDIYTLTGLPSRLAGMDGSNGAGIIQNYFQIDTARLITLLDQQVGICRTPWTGTPIPGTCLAQYTTDRRIQEKTWSPFIQSKHSFDLGTARANLRLGVRYEKTKISSSALVPVPTGTSWVADNEIGLIFGAQSDFTTLTGEYDNWLPAFDFDVGIGSNIKLRASYSHTITRPDYASMQGGITVNQPLRPGGGSTAGSGNPGLIPYKSKNIDLSAEWYYGDTSYISVGYFNKKVSNFIANTTVQGPLFNLTNPATGAAVQAARTALGGNPGFAAILAYLAVNNPSVVEFSNGTPRGVLGRPTDPAVQFTITQPGNSTQVAKLSGWEFAIQHSFWETGFGAQLNYTIVNSDTKFDNTLRYTATQFAVNGVSDSANAVLYYDKNGFQARVAYNWRDGFLSGYGFDPYYIDAYGQFDVSASWEFKKGLTAFVEGINITKADRRGHMRNDQTVFFAAPGYARYSAGLRYTF, from the coding sequence ATGAATGATTCGCGGAAGATCGCGTCGAGGCACCTGCTGATCGGTGCATCGCTGCTGGCACTGGGGCTGACTAGCCAGGTCGCCCAGGCCCAGGAAGCTGCGCCCGAATCCGGTGCTGAGGATGAGATCGTCGTTTCCGGGATCCGCGCCAGTTTGAAGGCCTCGATGGACCTCAAGCGCGACGCCCAGGGGGTGGTCGATGCGATCTCGGCTGAAGACATCGGCAAGTTCCCCGATACGAACCTGGCGGAATCGCTGCAGCGCATCACCGGCGTTTCGATCGATCGCAACAGCGGTGAAGGGTCCAAGGTCACGGTCCGCGGCTTCGGGCCAGACTTTAACCTGGTGCTGCTCAATGGCCGCCAGATGCCGGCCTCGGGCCTGGGCAGCTGCTGCGAAGCCCCGGCCTCGCGCAGCTTCGATTTCGCCAACCTGGCCGCCGAAGGCATTGCCGCAGTCGAAGTCTACAAGTCGGGCCGCGCTTCGCTGCCTACCGGCGGTATCGGCTCGGTCATCAACATCCGGACCCCGCGTCCGCTCGATCGGCCCGGCTTCCAGGGCAGCGTTGCGGTCAAGGGTGTCTATGACCACACCTTCGAAGGCACCGAGATCACCCCGGAAGTCTCGGGCATCGTCAGCCAGACCTTCGCCGACGACAAGATCGGCATTCTGCTGAGCGGTTCCTACCAGAAGCGCAAGGCCAGCCTGGCCCAGTTCAACGCCGGCTGGCGCGAAGGCTATCTGGGCAACGAAAACAACTGGGGCTCGCTCCCGGTTGACGCCAACGACTGGCGCGGCAACTTCGCCCAGACCCAGAACCGCCCGAACGCGACGACCGTCTACCAGGTCACCCAGAACGCCGGTTACGATTTCACGGATATCGAGCGCGAGCGCATCAACGGCCAGGTCGTGTTGCAGGTGAAGCCCAGCGATACGCTATCGGCCGTGATCGATTACACCTACTCGCAGAACACGATCGATGCCCGCACCAACAGCATCGGCGTATGGTTCAACCACAATCAGACTTCGAGCAGCTGGACCAACGGCCCGGCCGCCGGCCCGAACTTCTACGCCGAATCGTTCGGCGCGGGCGAAGGCAAGGACCTGGCGATCACCGGTGCGCTGGCCGCCAACCGGTCAACCAACCACTCGATCGGCGGCAACCTCAAGTGGGATGGCCCGGGCGGGCTGCGGCTTGAGCTCGACGGCCACCACTCGACCGCCGAAAGCAAGCCGACCTCGCCCTATGGCAGCAACATTGCCATCGGTAGCGCGATCTTCGGCGTGCGCGACCAGCGGGTCGATTTCACCACCGAAATGCCGGTGATCTCGGTCAACATGTACCCGGGATCGGAAATCGCTGCGTCGAACATCCGGCCGGCCGGCAACGCCATGCGTAACGCCTACATGAAGGACACGATCAACGAAGTGTCCTTCCGCGGCGGCTGGGATTTCGATGCCTCGCTGATCGACAGCCTCGATTTCGGGGTCACCTACACCGAGAACAAGGTGGTCTCGCAGTACGGCTTCCTGCAGAGCGACAGCTGGGGTGGAACGCTGAGCGCGGCGCAGACCCCGGATGACATCTACACGCTGACCGGCCTGCCGAGCCGCCTGGCCGGCATGGACGGGTCGAACGGTGCCGGGATCATCCAGAACTATTTCCAGATCGATACCGCGCGCCTGATCACCCTGCTTGACCAGCAGGTCGGCATCTGCCGCACGCCCTGGACCGGAACTCCGATCCCGGGCACCTGTTTGGCACAGTACACCACCGATCGCCGCATCCAGGAAAAGACCTGGTCGCCGTTCATCCAGTCGAAGCACAGCTTCGATCTGGGGACTGCCCGCGCCAACCTGCGGCTTGGGGTGCGGTATGAGAAGACCAAGATCTCGTCTTCGGCGCTGGTGCCCGTGCCAACTGGCACGAGCTGGGTTGCTGACAACGAAATCGGCCTGATCTTCGGTGCCCAGTCGGACTTCACCACCCTGACCGGTGAGTATGACAACTGGCTGCCTGCCTTCGACTTCGATGTCGGCATCGGTTCGAACATCAAGCTGCGCGCATCGTACAGCCACACGATCACGCGGCCCGACTATGCCAGCATGCAGGGCGGGATCACGGTCAACCAGCCGCTCCGTCCGGGTGGTGGCAGCACCGCCGGCAGCGGCAACCCTGGCCTGATCCCGTACAAGTCGAAGAACATCGATCTCTCGGCCGAGTGGTACTATGGCGATACGAGCTACATTTCGGTTGGCTACTTCAACAAGAAGGTCAGCAACTTCATTGCCAATACCACGGTCCAGGGACCGCTGTTCAACCTGACCAACCCCGCCACCGGTGCCGCAGTCCAGGCCGCCCGGACGGCGCTGGGCGGGAACCCGGGCTTTGCCGCGATCCTCGCTTATCTGGCGGTCAACAACCCCAGCGTGGTTGAATTCAGCAACGGCACGCCGCGCGGCGTGCTTGGCCGGCCGACCGACCCGGCGGTGCAGTTCACCATCACCCAGCCGGGCAACAGCACCCAGGTGGCGAAGCTCAGCGGCTGGGAGTTCGCGATCCAGCACAGCTTCTGGGAAACCGGTTTCGGCGCACAGCTGAACTATACGATCGTCAACAGCGATACGAAGTTCGACAACACGCTGCGCTACACCGCCACCCAGTTCGCGGTGAATGGGGTTTCGGACAGTGCCAACGCCGTGCTCTACTATGACAAGAACGGCTTCCAGGCCCGCGTTGCCTACAACTGGCGCGATGGGTTCCTGAGCGGCTATGGCTTCGATCCCTATTACATCGACGCCTATGGCCAGTTCGATGTCAGCGCGAGCTGGGAGTTCAAGAAGGGCCTGACCGCCTTCGTCGAGGGGATCAACATCACCAAGGCGGATCGTCGCGGCCACATGCGCAACGACCAGACGGTGTTCTTCGCGGCACCGGGTTACGCCCGCTACTCGGCGGGTCTGCGCTACACCTTCTGA
- a CDS encoding malonic semialdehyde reductase encodes MSQPLSDAALDQLFRTARTYNGYLDKPVSTEQLHAIWDLMKFGPTSANMLPARLVWCTTDEAKAKLAACCLPANAEKVLKAPVTVIIGMDIDYHEQLPWLFPHTDAKAWFDGNEPLREVSAMRNSSLQGAYFILAARALGLDTGAMSGFSNDAVDAAFFAETPRVKSNFISTLGYGDPATIFERSPRPDFDTFNRIA; translated from the coding sequence ATGTCTCAGCCGCTCAGCGATGCTGCGCTCGATCAGCTGTTCCGCACGGCGCGGACCTATAACGGCTACCTCGACAAGCCGGTCAGCACCGAACAGCTTCATGCGATCTGGGACCTGATGAAGTTCGGCCCAACCAGCGCCAACATGCTGCCCGCGCGGCTGGTCTGGTGCACCACGGACGAGGCCAAGGCCAAGCTCGCCGCCTGCTGCCTGCCGGCCAATGCCGAAAAGGTGCTCAAGGCCCCGGTTACCGTGATCATCGGCATGGACATCGATTATCATGAACAGCTCCCCTGGCTGTTCCCGCACACCGACGCCAAGGCCTGGTTCGATGGCAACGAACCGCTGCGCGAGGTTTCGGCAATGCGCAATTCCTCGCTCCAGGGCGCCTATTTCATCCTCGCCGCGCGCGCTTTGGGGCTGGATACGGGGGCGATGTCGGGCTTTTCAAACGACGCCGTTGACGCAGCCTTTTTCGCCGAAACGCCGCGGGTGAAGTCGAACTTCATCTCGACCCTTGGCTACGGCGATCCCGCGACGATCTTTGAGCGCAGCCCACGCCCTGATTTCGATACCTTCAACAGGATTGCCTGA
- a CDS encoding ABC transporter permease, with the protein MSETALSWSTAWTIARRDLSARFRGLRLLLACLFLGVGALAAIGTLTGAIEDELKSRGQTILGGDVQIEVWQRGATPAERAELEKFGKLSGGVRLQAMASSDETVVPIELKAVDQAWPLVGRLTLSDGRKVGAPAPGTAWVSPDALARLEQQNGGTFSLAGQTLKIAGVIADEPDRLSEGFALGPTVIVADGFPEAAGLTAPGAMYRSKYRLLLPAQRDPVATIDELKAKFPTSGFTYRQRDRAAPGADRFVSRMGEFLVLVGLTAMAIAGIGIGGGVSSYLEARRNSIATLKVLGATSRDITRIYLLQLLAAAVVGSLAGLLAGILVMPALGKALGALLPVAPGIVFDWAALARATAYGLLVGLVFAAPPLLAARRFPALALMRARVSPLSGQWREAVWPVGLGFAAIIGLTLASAAQLPVTAGFLAGAIVVLGLLGLLGWALRKLAARLPRPQRPLLRLALSNLHRPGAQTGSLVTALGFGLSAFVLLAVVQTSLSANIASRVPQRAPDYFMLDLPRDRAAEMERIVLAAAPQAKVRQVPALRGAILAYGPENAMTRVADLKEIPEEAWPLRGERGLTYSATLPEGNSLTAGQWWPKDYSGEPLVSVDEELAKAIDLKLGDKITIGVLGVERSARIASFRRIDWDSMGFNYVLVFSPNTLADAPHNLAATIDLPAGADRTQLLPQLLKAFPASSVIEVGGVLKQARELLTQVSTAILAAASVAVLAGIAVLLGAIAAARASRLYDNVVLRVLGASRRQLLLLQLAEYGLLALLLAGVALVLGSAIGWLVIVQLFKFDWLPNWPQVLAVLGAGLGMTVAFALAGSLPLLRAKPAQALREL; encoded by the coding sequence GTGAGTGAGACCGCCCTTTCCTGGTCCACCGCCTGGACGATTGCCCGGCGCGACCTGTCGGCGCGGTTCCGCGGCCTGCGGCTGCTGCTGGCCTGCCTGTTCCTGGGGGTCGGCGCGCTGGCGGCGATCGGCACGCTGACCGGGGCGATCGAGGACGAGCTGAAGTCGCGCGGGCAAACGATCCTTGGCGGGGACGTCCAGATCGAGGTCTGGCAGCGCGGTGCCACCCCGGCCGAACGCGCCGAGCTTGAGAAGTTCGGGAAACTTTCGGGCGGCGTGCGACTGCAGGCCATGGCCTCAAGCGACGAAACCGTGGTGCCGATCGAGCTGAAGGCCGTGGACCAGGCATGGCCCTTGGTCGGCCGGCTGACGCTGAGCGATGGCCGCAAGGTTGGCGCGCCGGCACCCGGTACGGCCTGGGTCTCACCCGATGCACTGGCGCGGCTGGAACAACAGAATGGCGGCACGTTCTCGCTGGCGGGTCAGACGCTGAAGATCGCCGGCGTTATTGCCGATGAACCCGACCGCCTGAGCGAGGGCTTTGCGCTCGGCCCGACGGTGATCGTTGCTGATGGCTTTCCCGAAGCCGCCGGCCTGACCGCCCCTGGCGCGATGTACCGCAGCAAGTACCGTCTGCTGCTGCCAGCGCAGCGCGATCCGGTGGCGACGATTGACGAATTGAAGGCGAAGTTCCCAACCTCGGGCTTTACCTATCGCCAGCGCGATCGGGCCGCGCCGGGGGCGGACCGGTTCGTATCGCGGATGGGTGAGTTCCTGGTCCTCGTCGGCCTGACGGCGATGGCAATTGCCGGGATCGGGATCGGCGGCGGAGTATCCTCCTATCTTGAGGCACGGCGCAACAGCATCGCCACGCTGAAGGTGCTTGGCGCGACCAGCCGCGACATCACCCGGATCTACCTGCTGCAACTGCTGGCCGCCGCCGTGGTTGGCAGCCTTGCAGGCTTGCTGGCGGGCATCCTGGTCATGCCTGCCCTTGGCAAGGCGCTTGGGGCACTATTGCCGGTTGCCCCCGGTATCGTTTTCGACTGGGCGGCGCTTGCTCGGGCCACCGCCTATGGCTTGCTGGTCGGGCTGGTCTTTGCCGCCCCGCCGCTACTTGCCGCGCGGCGTTTCCCGGCGCTGGCGCTAATGCGCGCACGGGTCTCGCCCCTTTCGGGTCAGTGGCGTGAAGCGGTTTGGCCCGTCGGCCTGGGCTTTGCCGCAATCATCGGCTTGACTTTGGCAAGCGCGGCGCAGTTGCCCGTAACCGCCGGATTTCTGGCGGGCGCCATTGTCGTACTCGGCCTGCTTGGCCTGCTTGGTTGGGCCTTGCGCAAACTGGCAGCGCGCCTGCCGCGACCGCAGCGGCCCTTGCTGCGCCTGGCGCTCTCCAATCTCCACCGCCCGGGCGCGCAGACGGGATCGCTGGTGACCGCGCTGGGCTTCGGCCTTTCGGCGTTCGTCCTGCTTGCTGTCGTCCAGACCAGCCTTTCGGCCAATATCGCCAGCCGCGTCCCGCAGCGCGCGCCGGACTACTTCATGCTTGATCTGCCGCGCGACCGCGCCGCAGAGATGGAGCGGATCGTCCTGGCCGCCGCGCCGCAGGCCAAGGTCCGCCAGGTTCCCGCACTGCGCGGGGCGATCCTGGCCTATGGCCCGGAGAACGCGATGACCCGGGTGGCAGACCTCAAGGAAATTCCCGAGGAAGCCTGGCCACTGCGCGGTGAGCGCGGACTGACCTATTCTGCCACCCTGCCCGAAGGCAATTCGCTCACTGCCGGCCAGTGGTGGCCCAAGGACTATTCCGGCGAGCCGCTGGTCTCGGTTGACGAGGAACTGGCCAAGGCGATCGATCTGAAGCTGGGCGACAAGATCACCATCGGTGTGCTGGGCGTAGAGCGCAGCGCGCGGATCGCCTCGTTCCGGCGGATCGACTGGGATTCGATGGGCTTCAACTACGTCCTCGTTTTCTCGCCTAACACGCTGGCCGATGCCCCGCACAACCTTGCAGCGACGATCGACCTGCCCGCTGGCGCCGACCGCACCCAGTTGCTCCCGCAACTGCTCAAGGCCTTCCCGGCGAGTTCGGTGATCGAGGTCGGCGGCGTGCTCAAGCAAGCGCGCGAACTGCTGACGCAGGTCTCAACCGCCATCCTTGCTGCGGCCTCGGTCGCGGTACTGGCCGGGATAGCCGTACTGCTCGGCGCGATTGCCGCAGCGCGGGCCAGTCGGCTTTACGATAACGTGGTGCTGCGCGTCCTTGGCGCCAGCCGGCGGCAATTGCTGCTGCTGCAGCTGGCCGAATATGGCTTGCTGGCACTGCTGCTTGCCGGCGTGGCGCTGGTCCTGGGTTCGGCGATCGGCTGGCTGGTGATCGTGCAGCTGTTCAAGTTCGACTGGCTGCCCAACTGGCCGCAGGTGCTGGCCGTGCTGGGCGCTGGCCTGGGAATGACCGTTGCCTTCGCGCTGGCCGGCTCGCTGCCGCTGCTGCGGGCCAAGCCGGCGCAGGCCCTTCGCGAGCTGTGA
- a CDS encoding NifU family protein, with product MFIETETTPNPATLKFLPGQEVMPSGTRDFRDETEAAASPLAEALFSLGDVTGVFFGFNFVSVTAGEGADWSALKPQVVAILLDHFVSQAPLFHAASGNGIAVPAEEDADYGDDPADADVVAQIKELLETRIRPAVANDGGDIAYRGFREGVVYLSMQGACSGCPSSTATLKHGIESLLKHYVPEVSEVRAA from the coding sequence ATGTTTATTGAGACCGAAACCACCCCGAATCCGGCCACGCTGAAGTTCCTGCCCGGGCAGGAAGTTATGCCGTCCGGCACCCGCGACTTCCGCGACGAGACCGAGGCTGCCGCCTCTCCTCTGGCCGAAGCGCTGTTCAGCCTGGGCGACGTGACTGGCGTATTCTTCGGTTTCAACTTCGTTTCGGTCACTGCTGGTGAGGGCGCGGACTGGTCGGCTTTGAAGCCCCAGGTTGTGGCGATCCTGCTCGATCACTTCGTCAGCCAGGCCCCGCTGTTCCATGCGGCCAGTGGCAATGGCATTGCTGTCCCGGCTGAAGAAGACGCCGACTACGGCGACGATCCGGCCGACGCCGACGTGGTCGCCCAGATCAAGGAACTGCTCGAAACCCGGATCCGTCCGGCCGTCGCCAATGATGGTGGCGACATCGCCTATCGCGGCTTCCGCGAGGGCGTGGTCTACCTTTCGATGCAGGGCGCCTGCTCGGGCTGTCCGTCCTCGACCGCAACGCTCAAGCACGGGATCGAGAGCCTGCTTAAGCACTACGTGCCAGAGGTGAGCGAAGTTCGCGCGGCCTGA
- a CDS encoding arylesterase gives MKWKSAARLASPSGLILALVFVLGACGSEQPATPAPAQSASAVPDLPVMGDELRIVALGDSLFAGYGLEPGQSYPARLEAALRARGLNARITNAGVSGDTTAGGLGRLDFTLNSMEKPPALVVISLGGNDMLRGLPPEATRKNLDEMLGKLKARGIPVVLMGMLAAPNLGADYRGKFDPIYPALAKKYDAALVPFFLQPLLGRPDLVQADRIHPTLAGIDLMVEATVDQVAGALPKVTNPAAPPARP, from the coding sequence ATGAAATGGAAATCGGCAGCGCGACTTGCAAGCCCCAGCGGGCTAATCTTGGCGCTGGTCTTTGTGCTGGGTGCCTGCGGATCGGAGCAGCCGGCCACGCCTGCGCCTGCGCAGAGCGCCAGCGCGGTGCCGGACCTGCCGGTGATGGGCGATGAACTGCGGATCGTTGCACTGGGGGACAGCCTGTTCGCTGGTTACGGGCTGGAACCCGGCCAATCCTATCCCGCGCGGTTGGAAGCGGCGCTGCGCGCGCGCGGGCTGAACGCGCGGATCACCAATGCCGGGGTTTCCGGCGATACCACGGCGGGCGGTTTGGGCCGCCTCGATTTCACGCTCAACAGCATGGAAAAGCCGCCGGCGCTGGTGGTGATCAGCCTGGGCGGCAACGACATGCTGCGCGGCCTGCCACCTGAAGCGACCCGCAAGAACCTTGACGAGATGCTGGGCAAGCTCAAGGCGCGCGGCATTCCCGTGGTGCTGATGGGCATGCTTGCCGCCCCGAACCTGGGAGCGGACTATCGCGGCAAGTTCGATCCGATCTATCCGGCGCTGGCGAAGAAGTACGACGCGGCGCTGGTGCCGTTCTTCCTTCAGCCCCTGCTGGGGCGGCCCGACCTGGTTCAGGCTGACCGGATTCATCCAACCCTGGCGGGGATCGACCTGATGGTCGAAGCGACGGTGGATCAGGTGGCCGGGGCCCTGCCGAAGGTAACTAACCCAGCCGCTCCGCCTGCCCGTCCCTGA
- a CDS encoding queuosine precursor transporter, with protein sequence MSTNLAQLDGVAGARRHFRYFDYVMAAFVAILLLSNLIGASKLATLGGFTFGAGILFFPVSYVIGDVLTEVYGYANARRCVWMGFAAMLFMAFMSYVVVAMPPAEGWDGQAAYESVFGSTWRIVAASVIAFWAGEFVNSFVLAKMKIWTKGKALWSRTIGSTFFGQAVDSLIFYPIAFLGIWTTEQVLTVMVTNWLLKVLWEALLTPVTYAVVGWLKRREGVEVFDEGTDFSPFAKANSV encoded by the coding sequence ATGAGCACGAACCTAGCCCAGCTGGACGGAGTGGCCGGCGCACGCCGCCATTTCCGCTATTTCGACTATGTCATGGCGGCCTTCGTCGCGATCCTGCTGCTGTCCAACCTGATCGGGGCGAGCAAGCTGGCGACACTGGGCGGCTTTACCTTTGGCGCGGGGATCCTGTTCTTCCCGGTGTCTTACGTGATCGGCGACGTGCTGACCGAGGTTTACGGCTATGCCAATGCTCGCCGCTGCGTGTGGATGGGCTTTGCCGCGATGCTGTTCATGGCCTTCATGAGCTATGTCGTGGTGGCCATGCCGCCGGCCGAGGGCTGGGACGGCCAGGCCGCCTATGAAAGCGTGTTCGGCAGCACCTGGCGGATCGTTGCCGCCTCGGTGATCGCCTTCTGGGCGGGGGAGTTCGTCAACAGCTTCGTCCTTGCCAAGATGAAGATCTGGACCAAGGGCAAGGCCTTGTGGAGCCGCACAATCGGTTCAACCTTTTTCGGCCAGGCAGTGGACAGCCTGATCTTCTATCCGATCGCCTTCCTCGGGATCTGGACGACCGAACAGGTGCTGACCGTGATGGTCACCAACTGGCTGCTGAAGGTGCTGTGGGAAGCGCTGCTCACCCCGGTGACCTATGCGGTGGTCGGCTGGCTCAAGCGCCGCGAGGGGGTGGAGGTCTTTGACGAGGGGACCGACTTCTCGCCCTTTGCCAAGGCGAATTCGGTCTAA